A genomic segment from Actinomyces lilanjuaniae encodes:
- a CDS encoding ABC transporter substrate-binding protein produces the protein MNTSAPVPTRRQAIAVLGIGAGAVLVAGCGGGPPEATDGRVRLAMFNTPRASMSPFSDDAFMLTKWSCAETLVNLDAEGKLVEALASSWERTNGTTWRFTVREGVTFHDGSALTAEQAAACIDFAASHPEAPRILDDVELSVTAEGSEVVVTTAEPDPLLPQRLSSPSMVILAEGAYPDASDGVIDPIGYGTGPFRLTEVNGTATATLERYEDYWGEAATASGIDVSFVPDGTARGSALRTGEADVVEAVPFSQVANLDESLLHEIVTPRTLTLYLNTAEGVFTDKGLRAAVRDAIEPTELTATVYEGYADVAPGLFGPALTWAEELRSWGTTSFTGAKGAGAAGRVPGAAKASKVPEGTTITIGTYSDRPELEEVLVVVTEQLEKAGFTVKNDVREYEQIESDALAGAFDAFLLSRGTVLDSGDPVAYMESDFSSDGSFSLCFLKDTKVDAALDKAAALEAGQERRKAIIAAEEAILATGAAVPLVNERLLQGEAAGLTGAERDPYTRALITASTAVGQ, from the coding sequence ATGAACACCTCCGCACCGGTCCCCACCCGTCGCCAGGCGATCGCGGTGCTAGGCATAGGAGCAGGTGCGGTCCTGGTCGCAGGCTGTGGCGGTGGCCCGCCCGAGGCCACCGACGGCCGTGTCCGCCTCGCCATGTTTAATACGCCGCGCGCCAGTATGAGCCCCTTCTCTGACGACGCGTTCATGCTGACCAAGTGGTCGTGTGCCGAGACTCTGGTCAATCTCGACGCCGAGGGCAAGCTGGTCGAGGCGCTCGCCTCCTCCTGGGAGCGCACCAACGGCACCACGTGGCGGTTCACTGTCCGCGAGGGGGTCACCTTTCACGACGGAAGCGCCTTGACCGCGGAGCAGGCGGCTGCCTGCATCGACTTTGCGGCCAGCCACCCTGAGGCTCCCCGTATCCTCGACGACGTCGAGCTGAGCGTCACCGCCGAGGGCAGCGAGGTCGTCGTCACTACGGCCGAGCCTGACCCGCTGCTCCCGCAGCGCTTGTCCAGCCCCAGCATGGTGATCCTCGCCGAGGGAGCCTACCCCGACGCCTCTGACGGCGTCATTGACCCTATCGGCTACGGGACCGGGCCCTTCAGACTGACTGAGGTCAACGGGACGGCTACCGCCACCTTGGAGCGTTATGAGGACTACTGGGGAGAGGCCGCCACCGCGTCAGGCATCGACGTGTCCTTCGTGCCTGACGGCACCGCACGTGGCTCCGCCCTGCGCACCGGCGAGGCCGACGTGGTCGAGGCGGTCCCCTTCTCCCAGGTCGCCAACCTTGACGAGTCGCTCCTGCACGAGATCGTCACGCCGCGGACCCTCACGCTCTACCTCAACACTGCCGAGGGCGTCTTTACCGACAAGGGCCTCAGGGCCGCCGTCAGGGACGCCATTGAGCCCACCGAGCTCACCGCCACCGTCTACGAGGGCTACGCCGACGTCGCGCCCGGTCTGTTCGGCCCGGCACTGACGTGGGCCGAGGAGCTGCGCTCGTGGGGCACCACCTCCTTCACCGGGGCCAAGGGCGCCGGTGCCGCGGGCCGGGTTCCCGGGGCCGCCAAGGCCAGCAAAGTTCCCGAGGGGACCACCATCACGATCGGTACCTACAGCGACCGTCCCGAGCTCGAGGAGGTGCTCGTCGTCGTCACCGAGCAGCTGGAGAAGGCCGGGTTCACGGTCAAGAACGACGTACGCGAGTACGAGCAGATCGAGTCCGACGCCCTGGCGGGAGCCTTCGACGCCTTCCTCCTGTCACGAGGAACGGTCCTGGACTCCGGGGACCCGGTGGCCTACATGGAGTCTGACTTCTCCTCCGACGGGTCGTTCTCGCTGTGCTTCCTCAAGGACACGAAGGTAGACGCAGCGCTGGACAAGGCCGCCGCGCTGGAGGCCGGGCAGGAGCGGCGCAAGGCCATCATCGCTGCGGAGGAGGCGATCCTCGCTACCGGGGCGGCCGTCCCCCTGGTCAACGAGCGCCTGCTCCAGGGGGAGGCGGCAGGGCTCACCGGTGCCGAGCGGGACCCGTACACCAGGGCGCTGATTACCGCCTCTACGGCGGTCGGGCAGTGA
- a CDS encoding ATP-binding cassette domain-containing protein codes for MEGLRVSNIARSYPDGSGGLRPVLDGVSLDLPAGHSAALLGRSGCGKTTLLRALLLLDVPGPKDSGEILLDGTPVLRRSARRLRSYRRVVQYVPQDAASSLDPRLRVVSQVTRPMRTLGVPGSREEHTAAAEDLLTRLELPRQVWHSRPHELSGGQAQRVAIARALAPAPRHLLLDEPVSGLDPALRRQVLELLSGIGADLADKETTAQPQHVPAEQQDRPAPALDCARPAPALDCARPAPALLVVSHDLAAVARICSRGIVMDGGVLVEDAPMGDLLTAPSHPAARALRDAVPSLPSPQGVYQPQQPARRQT; via the coding sequence GTGGAGGGGCTGAGGGTCAGCAATATCGCCCGCTCCTACCCAGACGGCTCCGGAGGCTTGCGCCCCGTCCTCGACGGTGTCAGTCTTGATCTTCCTGCCGGTCACAGTGCTGCCCTCCTCGGGCGCTCTGGATGCGGGAAGACCACCTTGCTTCGTGCGCTGCTGCTTCTGGACGTTCCGGGTCCGAAGGACTCCGGGGAGATCCTGCTCGACGGCACTCCCGTGCTCCGGCGCAGCGCGCGTCGTCTGCGCTCCTACCGACGGGTCGTCCAGTATGTCCCCCAGGACGCTGCCAGCAGCCTTGACCCCCGGCTCAGGGTCGTGTCGCAGGTCACCAGACCCATGCGGACTCTGGGGGTCCCCGGGAGCCGGGAGGAGCACACGGCTGCTGCCGAGGATCTTCTCACTCGTCTGGAGCTTCCTCGGCAGGTGTGGCACTCTCGTCCGCACGAGCTCTCTGGCGGGCAGGCTCAACGTGTTGCGATCGCCCGTGCCCTGGCGCCAGCCCCTCGTCACCTTCTTCTTGACGAGCCCGTGTCAGGGCTCGATCCTGCGCTGAGACGCCAGGTCCTGGAGCTCCTGTCGGGGATTGGTGCAGACCTGGCTGACAAGGAGACCACAGCCCAGCCCCAGCACGTACCAGCAGAGCAGCAAGACCGTCCCGCCCCAGCCCTGGACTGCGCCCGTCCCGCCCCAGCCCTGGACTGCGCCCGTCCCGCCCCAGCCCTGCTTGTTGTCTCCCACGACCTAGCGGCTGTCGCCCGTATCTGCAGCCGCGGGATCGTCATGGACGGCGGGGTTCTCGTCGAGGACGCGCCGATGGGTGACCTTCTGACTGCCCCGTCCCATCCCGCCGCCCGTGCCCTGCGTGACGCCGTGCCCAGCCTGCCTTCCCCGCAGGGCGTCTACCAGCCTCAGCAACCTGCAAGGAGACAGACATGA
- a CDS encoding ATP-binding cassette domain-containing protein, giving the protein MATLLKSLSVRAGGRQLLKDVSLALSPGSRTALVGASGAGKSLTCAALAGVLPPGLTVTGSLTGTGPESATAVNLLPLPASRRPLRDRVALVPQDPSKALHPLTPVGRQIELAARTSQSTRHRAAQRVTDLLAAVGLERRLAERVPGCLSGGQRQRACLALALAGDPTVLIADEPTTALDVVTRAEVLDLLARVTGRDDGPALLLITHDLPAAMICEDIVVLSQGEVVERGATWQVLACPDHPVTQAMCEAARRETLPAALTAFTDVRLPQAQDVDGRPRTLVRQVS; this is encoded by the coding sequence ATGGCAACCCTTCTTAAATCGTTGAGTGTCCGCGCGGGAGGGCGTCAGCTGCTCAAGGATGTCAGCCTCGCCCTGTCTCCGGGAAGCCGCACCGCCCTGGTCGGGGCCTCCGGGGCGGGGAAGTCGCTGACCTGTGCCGCGCTTGCGGGTGTGCTGCCGCCAGGCCTGACGGTGACCGGGAGCCTCACGGGCACAGGACCTGAGTCGGCAACCGCGGTCAACCTCCTGCCGCTGCCTGCCTCGCGCCGTCCTCTGCGGGACCGGGTCGCGCTGGTCCCCCAGGATCCAAGCAAGGCCCTGCACCCGCTGACACCTGTCGGACGTCAGATCGAGCTGGCGGCCCGTACCTCGCAGAGTACCCGCCACCGGGCGGCTCAGCGTGTGACGGACCTGCTTGCTGCCGTTGGCCTGGAGAGGCGGCTTGCGGAACGAGTGCCCGGATGTCTCTCAGGAGGTCAGCGTCAGAGGGCCTGCCTGGCCCTGGCCCTGGCGGGTGACCCGACCGTACTGATTGCTGACGAGCCCACCACGGCGCTGGATGTCGTCACTCGTGCCGAGGTCCTTGACCTTCTGGCCCGGGTGACAGGTCGGGACGACGGTCCGGCCCTGCTACTGATTACCCACGACCTCCCGGCTGCCATGATCTGTGAGGACATCGTGGTCCTCTCCCAGGGAGAGGTCGTCGAGAGGGGAGCCACGTGGCAGGTCCTCGCCTGCCCTGATCACCCGGTGACGCAGGCCATGTGCGAGGCAGCCAGACGTGAAACTCTCCCGGCCGCTCTGACGGCGTTCACCGATGTCAGGCTCCCGCAGGCGCAGGACGTCGATGGGCGCCCGCGGACCCTCGTGCGGCAGGTGTCCTAG
- a CDS encoding FKBP-type peptidyl-prolyl cis-trans isomerase produces the protein MISMNMPSVGGAKGTRPSLTFPGPQAPEGLQVQVVDAGDGRVVEPGDTIACHYLGQVWDGKVFDSSYDRGQPLSFQVGTGMVIRGWDDALVGQRVGSRVLLSIPSELGYGDRGVPQAGIRGGDTLVFVTEILGVM, from the coding sequence ATGATCAGTATGAACATGCCCTCCGTCGGCGGCGCCAAGGGGACTAGGCCGTCCCTGACCTTCCCCGGCCCGCAGGCACCCGAGGGCCTCCAGGTGCAGGTTGTCGACGCCGGGGACGGCCGGGTGGTTGAACCGGGGGACACGATCGCCTGCCACTACCTGGGCCAGGTCTGGGACGGGAAGGTCTTCGACAGCTCCTACGACCGTGGCCAGCCGCTGAGCTTCCAGGTTGGGACCGGGATGGTAATCCGCGGCTGGGACGACGCCCTGGTGGGACAGAGGGTCGGATCTCGGGTGCTGCTGTCGATCCCCTCTGAGCTTGGCTACGGCGATCGTGGCGTCCCGCAAGCAGGGATCAGGGGTGGTGACACCCTTGTTTTCGTCACGGAGATTCTAGGCGTTATGTGA
- a CDS encoding Bax inhibitor-1/YccA family protein, with amino-acid sequence MSNPFFSQSRAFAPGGGVRESEPVGTTPGGYPTMPGYQPGYTGSGQAGYAAHRSYGAGQAYGQGYGQVYGQVPGQAWGQHGGSYGTTQPGYGQVSPEQVAGMEARYRAPAATSTDMRRMTYDDVIIRTAGLFAVIVVVGAVSWNLVTTPATTGLGTMLMLVGLVGGLVLGLVNSFRRVPSPALIMGYAVCEGLLLGGFSGIMEYRYEGIVAQAVLATAATFVVVLCAYRFAGFRVQGRVRRVLLVAVGGYLLFSLVNLGLMLTGVTPGQWGLRSIEVMGIPLGVVIGLAAVVMAAFCLAVDFESVQQGVDNRLPQRYAWAGAFGLVVTIVWMYIEFLRLLSYFRD; translated from the coding sequence GTGAGTAATCCCTTCTTCAGTCAGAGCCGGGCGTTTGCCCCGGGTGGGGGCGTGCGTGAGTCCGAGCCCGTGGGGACCACTCCTGGTGGGTACCCCACGATGCCGGGCTACCAGCCCGGCTACACCGGCTCCGGGCAGGCTGGCTATGCTGCCCACCGGTCCTACGGGGCCGGGCAGGCCTACGGCCAGGGCTACGGGCAGGTCTATGGTCAGGTCCCGGGCCAGGCCTGGGGGCAGCACGGCGGCTCCTACGGCACCACCCAGCCCGGCTACGGGCAGGTCAGCCCGGAGCAGGTGGCCGGCATGGAGGCCCGGTACCGGGCGCCTGCAGCCACGAGCACGGACATGCGGCGGATGACCTATGACGACGTCATCATCCGTACCGCGGGCCTGTTCGCGGTCATCGTGGTGGTCGGGGCGGTGTCGTGGAACCTGGTGACCACCCCGGCCACGACGGGCCTGGGGACCATGCTGATGCTTGTCGGCCTGGTCGGGGGCCTGGTGCTGGGGCTGGTTAACTCCTTCAGGCGGGTGCCCTCCCCGGCGCTCATCATGGGCTACGCGGTGTGCGAGGGCCTGCTGCTGGGGGGCTTCTCCGGGATCATGGAGTACCGCTACGAGGGCATCGTGGCCCAGGCGGTGCTGGCCACCGCGGCGACCTTCGTGGTGGTGCTGTGCGCCTACCGGTTCGCCGGCTTCAGGGTCCAGGGCCGCGTCCGGCGCGTGCTGCTCGTGGCCGTGGGCGGCTACCTGCTGTTCAGCCTGGTCAACCTGGGGCTCATGCTCACTGGGGTGACCCCGGGGCAGTGGGGGCTGCGCAGCATTGAGGTCATGGGGATCCCCCTGGGCGTGGTCATCGGGCTGGCCGCGGTGGTCATGGCCGCCTTCTGCCTGGCGGTGGACTTCGAGTCTGTCCAGCAGGGCGTGGACAACCGCCTGCCCCAGCGCTACGCCTGGGCCGGGGCCTTCGGCCTGGTGGTGACCATCGTGTGGATGTACATCGAGTTCCTCCGCCTGCTGTCCTACTTCCGCGACTGA
- a CDS encoding septum formation family protein, with protein sequence MRSPKLSALPVAAALLLALSACLGSQAEPVALTTLGPAGESSQSATPNGGPTAAPSDEASPSETPSQPSGPDSSLAFLDDLEVGDCLTDTPDDVMSSSNPLLHVTDCKESHYLELYHTGEAAEESYETYDEEALAADVETACTSQFSGYASSDVDETSFRLLYLYPNEVAWNASNDRGFLCFAFRVDESAMTGSVAEGGGAPAEAPEGTQDSEETT encoded by the coding sequence ATGCGATCTCCCAAGCTGTCCGCGCTCCCCGTGGCCGCCGCGCTCCTCCTTGCTCTCAGCGCCTGCCTTGGCAGCCAGGCGGAGCCTGTCGCCCTGACCACGCTCGGTCCTGCTGGCGAGAGCTCCCAGAGCGCCACCCCCAACGGCGGCCCCACTGCCGCACCCAGCGACGAGGCCAGCCCGTCCGAGACCCCCTCCCAGCCATCCGGTCCGGACTCCTCGCTTGCCTTCCTGGACGACCTGGAGGTGGGTGACTGTCTCACCGACACCCCTGACGACGTCATGAGCTCCAGCAACCCTCTTCTCCATGTCACCGACTGCAAGGAGTCCCACTACCTGGAGCTCTACCACACCGGTGAGGCTGCAGAAGAGTCCTACGAGACCTATGACGAGGAGGCCCTGGCCGCCGACGTGGAGACCGCATGTACCTCCCAGTTCTCCGGCTACGCCTCCAGCGACGTCGACGAGACCAGCTTCCGGCTGCTCTATCTCTACCCGAACGAAGTAGCCTGGAACGCCTCCAATGACCGGGGCTTTCTCTGCTTCGCCTTCAGGGTGGACGAGTCTGCCATGACCGGCTCCGTCGCCGAGGGCGGGGGTGCCCCAGCAGAGGCCCCCGAGGGCACTCAGGACTCTGAGGAGACCACCTGA